The Sporosarcina ureae genomic sequence GTCTTGCAACAGTATTCCTTAGTTCATTATGAACTGGGAATACTGTTTTTTTATATTTCGGAACGTTAGGCGTTTTACTTACATATGTTACTTAAAAGGAAGTGATGAAAATGCGTCATGAAAAGCCGTTACTGTTCATTTCAAGCCCTGTTATTAGAAGATATCGATATACCCCCATTGTCGAAGAAGAAAGCACATCCGTTTTTGAGCTAGAACACTCAAGAGGATTGGAGCATCCCGTCGTCTTACCCGTTACAGAAAGCTTGTCGGCACCAGAGTCACCAGAGATCCAACAAGAATTATTAGCAACTCAACTCATTCGTCAAAGATTAGAATACTTGCAACACCCATTCCGTAAAGAATTATATGCTCCTTTAGAAATCATCACTGAAAAAGGTAGTATCAAAGGAAAGTTGCATGATTTAGAAAATGAAGTCGTCTGGATCAAATCGGACAAAGAAATCACTACAGTCCGCATTGAAGAAATCTTAGATATCCTTTGGAAACAGCAATCATTCACTATTTAATTCTTACTAGTAACAAGGCGAACCCGTTAAATGGGTTCGCCTTGTGTTGTTTACCGTGAAGATAGTGCAACGATGCATCCATTCTTCTGACATTACTTTTGCTAAAACAAAAAGACGAACCCTATTCCTATAGGGTCCGCCATTTAGCATTGCAAGTAACAAATTAATCTTCGTCGCAGAAATTGATAAACACATCATCAATACACTGAATACCGCAGAAGCAACTCAAGTCGACTGTCAAGCATGTATTCGTAGGTCCAAAACCATTCACCTTACAAATTTTCTCGAAACAGATTTTTCCGTCTGTAGTAATATCAAACGGGTGTCCGTTATACAAAGGCTGCAATACTTGAATGGTAGCACAGCAAGAATCAAACACTGTCTGCACACGGAAAAATACGGAAACGCAACTCGTATGCTTATGATGTGTTGACTTATGATTAGCCAGTGATTCTTCTGCCGTCATTTTAGGATAATGCTTCCGTTTACCACCTCTGAATACTGCCTTGAAATAGTCCCCGTTACCCGTCAATAAACTGAATACGCGGGTGTTGACGCGTCCTCTAACCGGACTGACTAAACTGCCGAGCGGTGCCATGAAACAATCGGTATCACACTCAATACAATCCACTTCCGGACACGTATTCTGGACGCGTTGGATAAAGCGTACTACTTCACAAATACAATTCGACTTATGACAGCCACCATGTTTGCTGTCTTTTTTTTCACATCCCACTACTGTCCACCTCCTGTTTGTCGTTCTCTATACTTTATGCATAGGTAAACGACATGACAGGGCGCTTTCCTCAATATGCATAAATCCGACATAAAAGATACATGCTAGACAGAAGGGA encodes the following:
- a CDS encoding CotY/CotZ family spore coat protein, yielding MGCEKKDSKHGGCHKSNCICEVVRFIQRVQNTCPEVDCIECDTDCFMAPLGSLVSPVRGRVNTRVFSLLTGNGDYFKAVFRGGKRKHYPKMTAEESLANHKSTHHKHTSCVSVFFRVQTVFDSCCATIQVLQPLYNGHPFDITTDGKICFEKICKVNGFGPTNTCLTVDLSCFCGIQCIDDVFINFCDED